Proteins from a genomic interval of Plodia interpunctella isolate USDA-ARS_2022_Savannah chromosome 20, ilPloInte3.2, whole genome shotgun sequence:
- the LOC128678737 gene encoding prothoracicostatic peptide-like isoform X5, giving the protein MQRYIAMRCCVAALWLSALTTLAVAASEEASHEPAAVQPDNDVELTDEEKRAWSSLHGGWGKRGWQDLNSAWGKRAWEDLNSAWGKRGWQDLNSAWGKRGWQDLNSAWGKRGWQDLNSAWGKRAWSDLSQTPWGKRGWNDMSSAWGKRGWNDMNAAWGKRGWNDMNAAWGKRGWNDMNAAWGKRGWNDMNAAWGKRGWNDMSSAWGKRAPVDSVEQEAIDVPEKKAWQTLHGAWGKRPVKPANYNSEGSPARDEP; this is encoded by the exons ATGCGTTGCTGCGTCGCTGCGCTATGGCTTTCGGCTCTGACGACCCTGGCGGTGGCAGCCAGTGAGGAGGCCAGCCACGAGCCGGCGGCTGTTCAG CCTGACAACGACGTGGAACTAACAGACGAGGAGAAGCGAGCGTGGTCCAGTCTACACGGCGGCTGGGGCAAACGGGGATGGCAAGATTTAAACTCCGCCTGGGGTAAGAGAGCCTGGGAGGACCTCAACTCGGCGTGGGGCAAGAGGGGTTGGCAAGACCTCAACTCAGCGTGGGGCAAGAGAGGATGGCAGGACCTGAACTCCGCGTGGGGTAAAAGAGGATGGCAAGATCTGAATTCTGCGTGGGGCAAGCGCGCGTGGAGCGATCTTTCTCAAACGCCTTGGGGCAAAAGGGGTTGGAATGATATGAGCTCGGCCTGGGGCAAGAGGGGTTGGAATGACATGAATGCAGCGTGGGGCAAAAGGGGTTGGAATGACATGAATGCGGCGTGGGGCAAAAGGGGTTGGAATGACATGAATGCGGCGTGGGGCAAAAGGGGTTGGAATGACATGAATGCAGCGTGGGGCAAAAGGGGATGGAATGATATGAGTTCGGCGTGGGGAAAGCGTGCACCG GTGGACAGCGTGGAACAAGAGGCGATTGACGTGCCCGAGAAGAAAGCGTGGCAGACGCTCCACGGCGCGTGGGGCAAGAGGCCTGTCAAGCCGGCCAACTACAATAGCG
- the LOC128678737 gene encoding prothoracicostatic peptide-like isoform X3 yields the protein MQRYIAMRCCVAALWLSALTTLAVAASEEASHEPAAVQPDNDVELTDEEKRAWSSLHGGWGKRGWQDLNSAWGKRAWEDLNSAWGKRGWQDLNSAWGKRGWQDLNSAWGKRGWQDLNSAWGKRAWSDLSQTPWGKRGWNDMSSAWGKRGWNDMNAAWGKRGWNDMNAAWGKRGWNDMNAAWGKRGWNDMNAAWGKRGWNDMSSAWGKRAPEKWANFHGSWGKRSGPETDYEDLEAVIGQLVPSQQVDSVEQEAIDVPEKKAWQTLHGAWGKRPVKPANYNSEGSPARDEP from the exons ATGCGTTGCTGCGTCGCTGCGCTATGGCTTTCGGCTCTGACGACCCTGGCGGTGGCAGCCAGTGAGGAGGCCAGCCACGAGCCGGCGGCTGTTCAG CCTGACAACGACGTGGAACTAACAGACGAGGAGAAGCGAGCGTGGTCCAGTCTACACGGCGGCTGGGGCAAACGGGGATGGCAAGATTTAAACTCCGCCTGGGGTAAGAGAGCCTGGGAGGACCTCAACTCGGCGTGGGGCAAGAGGGGTTGGCAAGACCTCAACTCAGCGTGGGGCAAGAGAGGATGGCAGGACCTGAACTCCGCGTGGGGTAAAAGAGGATGGCAAGATCTGAATTCTGCGTGGGGCAAGCGCGCGTGGAGCGATCTTTCTCAAACGCCTTGGGGCAAAAGGGGTTGGAATGATATGAGCTCGGCCTGGGGCAAGAGGGGTTGGAATGACATGAATGCAGCGTGGGGCAAAAGGGGTTGGAATGACATGAATGCGGCGTGGGGCAAAAGGGGTTGGAATGACATGAATGCGGCGTGGGGCAAAAGGGGTTGGAATGACATGAATGCAGCGTGGGGCAAAAGGGGATGGAATGATATGAGTTCGGCGTGGGGAAAGCGTGCACCG GAGAAGTGGGCTAACTTCCACGGCTCGTGGGGCAAGAGATCGGGCCCTGAGACCGACTACGAGGACCTGGAAGCTGTTATTGGACAACTGGTCCCGTCACAACAG GTGGACAGCGTGGAACAAGAGGCGATTGACGTGCCCGAGAAGAAAGCGTGGCAGACGCTCCACGGCGCGTGGGGCAAGAGGCCTGTCAAGCCGGCCAACTACAATAGCG